A region of Maridesulfovibrio sp. DNA encodes the following proteins:
- a CDS encoding flagellar biosynthesis protein FlhF: MRVKTFRGNSTTAVFAEIKAEFGDNAIILSNKSVEEDGRKIHEIMVGVDGQEEPVPAQETREEVIDYAMNNIPDWNQEWNQIKGHMMALLKPQMNLNLLAPRQRLALEYLEREGVESKVILDLFQQLRGDKSKAILPELEKIVPVRAMNSSNWPQKFQALAGPHGAGKTSTIIRLALKEKKENPAARICLASADQGQGKGRLVLRHYADLSGLEFRELASREDFARLIGESRKFDRVFIDLPGLSGNAELEGWLTACGMTGPCDLAVHLVLNPYYASAQYTAFLKKFKSNKVKSLIWTKLDEACNYGALVNTSYESSLPVSLLSYGSGLRNSMKPACEKDFWRLVFKHQLPAVENMKFAKAV; encoded by the coding sequence ATGCGGGTAAAAACATTCAGAGGCAACAGCACGACAGCGGTCTTCGCCGAAATCAAAGCGGAATTCGGTGACAACGCAATTATCCTCAGCAACAAGTCGGTTGAGGAGGACGGGCGCAAAATCCATGAGATCATGGTCGGCGTTGACGGTCAGGAAGAACCTGTACCGGCTCAGGAAACAAGGGAAGAAGTCATTGATTATGCAATGAACAACATCCCGGACTGGAATCAGGAATGGAACCAGATTAAAGGGCACATGATGGCCCTGCTGAAGCCGCAGATGAACCTGAACCTGCTGGCCCCCCGCCAGCGCCTCGCTCTTGAATATCTTGAGCGTGAAGGTGTTGAAAGCAAGGTTATCCTTGATCTTTTTCAGCAACTCCGTGGCGATAAATCCAAAGCCATTTTGCCCGAACTGGAAAAAATAGTTCCGGTCCGTGCCATGAATTCCAGCAACTGGCCCCAGAAATTTCAAGCCCTCGCCGGACCGCACGGCGCAGGTAAGACATCAACGATTATCCGCCTCGCACTCAAGGAAAAGAAAGAAAACCCCGCAGCCCGCATCTGCCTCGCCTCTGCAGATCAGGGACAAGGCAAGGGACGCCTCGTCCTGCGCCACTATGCCGATCTTTCAGGACTTGAATTCCGGGAATTGGCCAGCCGTGAAGATTTCGCACGGCTCATCGGTGAAAGCCGGAAATTTGACAGGGTATTCATCGACCTGCCCGGACTCTCCGGCAATGCGGAACTGGAAGGCTGGCTGACTGCCTGCGGCATGACCGGACCCTGCGATCTCGCAGTACATCTGGTCCTCAATCCATACTACGCTTCGGCACAGTACACCGCCTTCCTGAAAAAATTTAAATCCAATAAAGTAAAAAGCCTCATCTGGACCAAGCTTGACGAAGCCTGCAACTACGGCGCACTGGTCAACACCTCCTACGAAAGCAGCCTGCCGGTTTCCCTGCTTTCCTACGGTTCCGGTCTGCGCAACAGCATGAAACCGGCCTGTGAAAAGGATTTCTGGAGACTGGTATTCAAACACCAGCTTCCGGCAGTAGAAAATATGAAATTCGCCAAGGCGGTTTAA
- a CDS encoding methyl-accepting chemotaxis protein → MFRSISTRISYIVAAVVVASTLATLVFTSTTLEEDMIASQGRTARNTIRMGMLYLQEGHQALSRYRKHAFSDRKQAIKDAMDIFISQIDGFYELYKSGQITEKEAKEAAYRLARNTRYFNNDYFFIYTDKLDSLAHPTRSLEGRNLSKVQDSNGYAFGPDMIRKAVREGGGYLHLVWPRLSETDSNPKIVYVKGYSKWHWIIGTGAYVDDIEASVERQKHDLVKEMRKGFSQIRLADTGRLFIFNNEKQVLVPPLGSGADFDKTINLNTGNTLIHDLKDVGKLGEWRLDYKVRRQDGEIVERQSYVRFFAPLGWYVASTVPMDEIYAPVEDLIMKQGAISFIILLMTIGVIYYVIRRVCLPIRSVSKVAYHVSKGDLREARKVFAMATDKGHLKRVVDSFETGREKRFDEVDYLVKSIHTMLQTLNSLVSQVQKSGDQVTGSALKLGTAINQLEAAVENQAAATQELGSSSREISATSQELARTMNESTSVAVSTGDLATQGVRDLSEMGRAMDAMRDASGGIFSKLSVINSKAANISSVVTSISKISEQINLLSLNAAIEAEKAGEFGQGFSVVAREIRKLADQTAMSTLDIEKIVAEMLSAVSAGVMEMDKFRKQVENGVNNVALLGDGISGVVNQVQTLTPRFESVNEGMQNQSEGAAQISKAMLQLSETSVQTKDALSEFVSITEQLANSVALLEEEVAVFQVEHD, encoded by the coding sequence ATGTTCCGGTCAATCAGCACTAGAATTTCATATATCGTGGCTGCAGTTGTTGTCGCATCCACGCTGGCTACACTTGTGTTTACCAGTACTACTCTTGAAGAGGATATGATAGCTTCTCAAGGGAGAACTGCCCGGAATACAATCAGAATGGGAATGCTTTATCTGCAGGAGGGGCATCAGGCGCTGAGCAGGTATCGCAAACACGCTTTCAGTGATCGCAAGCAGGCCATAAAAGATGCGATGGATATTTTTATTTCACAGATTGATGGATTTTATGAGCTGTACAAGTCCGGCCAGATTACCGAGAAAGAGGCGAAGGAAGCTGCGTACCGACTAGCCCGGAATACCAGATATTTCAATAATGATTATTTTTTTATTTATACAGATAAGTTAGATTCACTTGCCCATCCCACCAGATCTCTTGAAGGGCGGAATTTATCAAAAGTACAGGACAGTAATGGTTATGCCTTTGGTCCGGATATGATTCGCAAGGCCGTTCGCGAAGGGGGAGGCTATTTACACCTTGTGTGGCCCCGTCTCAGTGAAACGGACTCCAATCCCAAGATTGTTTATGTAAAAGGATATTCCAAGTGGCATTGGATTATCGGCACCGGGGCTTACGTGGATGATATTGAAGCTTCGGTTGAACGGCAGAAGCATGATCTGGTCAAAGAAATGCGTAAGGGGTTTTCGCAGATCCGTCTTGCTGACACCGGACGCCTTTTTATTTTTAATAATGAAAAGCAGGTACTTGTTCCTCCGTTAGGGTCCGGGGCTGATTTTGATAAAACCATCAACCTTAATACCGGCAATACTTTAATCCATGATTTGAAAGACGTCGGCAAACTTGGAGAATGGCGTCTGGACTATAAAGTGCGCCGTCAGGATGGTGAGATTGTAGAACGCCAGTCTTATGTCCGTTTTTTTGCACCGCTTGGGTGGTATGTGGCGTCAACCGTACCGATGGATGAAATTTACGCCCCTGTTGAAGACCTGATCATGAAGCAGGGGGCGATTAGTTTTATTATCCTGCTGATGACCATTGGGGTCATTTATTATGTGATCCGCAGGGTGTGTCTGCCCATCCGCAGTGTTTCAAAGGTTGCTTATCATGTGTCCAAGGGGGATCTGCGTGAAGCGCGTAAGGTTTTTGCCATGGCTACAGATAAGGGACATCTTAAAAGAGTTGTTGATTCCTTTGAAACAGGCCGGGAAAAGCGTTTTGATGAAGTGGATTATCTTGTCAAATCAATCCATACCATGCTGCAAACATTGAATTCTCTAGTCAGTCAGGTGCAGAAGTCAGGGGATCAGGTTACGGGGTCGGCTTTGAAACTGGGGACGGCAATTAATCAGCTGGAAGCGGCGGTAGAAAATCAGGCAGCGGCAACTCAGGAGCTGGGCAGCTCTTCGCGCGAGATTTCCGCAACCTCGCAGGAGCTGGCCAGAACCATGAACGAATCTACTTCAGTGGCGGTTTCTACCGGTGATCTTGCAACTCAGGGAGTGCGTGATCTCAGTGAAATGGGTAGAGCGATGGATGCTATGCGCGATGCATCCGGCGGTATCTTTTCAAAGCTATCCGTTATCAACTCGAAAGCTGCCAACATAAGTTCAGTGGTAACCTCAATCTCCAAGATTTCTGAGCAGATCAACCTGCTTTCGCTTAATGCTGCAATTGAGGCTGAAAAGGCCGGGGAATTCGGTCAGGGCTTTTCTGTTGTGGCCCGTGAAATCCGAAAGCTTGCCGACCAGACCGCAATGTCCACCCTTGATATTGAAAAAATTGTTGCTGAAATGCTTTCCGCAGTTTCTGCAGGAGTTATGGAGATGGATAAATTCCGCAAGCAGGTGGAAAACGGAGTTAACAATGTGGCCTTGCTGGGTGATGGAATTTCCGGTGTAGTCAATCAGGTCCAGACCCTGACTCCCCGTTTTGAGTCGGTGAACGAAGGGATGCAGAATCAGAGCGAAGGTGCTGCACAGATCAGCAAGGCTATGTTGCAGCTCAGTGAGACATCCGTACAGACAAAGGATGCACTTTCGGAGTTCGTATCAATCACGGAACAGCTTGCTAATTCTGTTGCCCTTCTTGAAGAGGAAGTTGCCGTCTTTCAGGTAGAGCATGATTAG
- the flhA gene encoding flagellar biosynthesis protein FlhA: MAESKAINYQQFAKQGDILLAGGVVVILFVMLIPLPTMFIDFMLSVSISLGLVILITSMFLQSPLEFSIFPSLLLVTTLLRLALNVATTRAILLHGDEGTSAAGNVIQSFGEFVVGGNYVIGIVIFMILFILNKTVIVQGTTRIAEVAARFTLDAMPGKQMAIEADLNSGLIGEEEARDQRKNLRREADFYGAMDGAGKFVQGDVNAGLIITAINIIGGILIGVLQKGMHWTDAAQTYTLLTIGDGLVSTIPSLIISTSAGIIVSRAAAEAKMGEEFIGQLTFHSRALKLVSIILVVFGIVPGMPTIPFLCLAALIYGVSLLGRDAEAEVQESEAKAQKEKAEQPSLDSPEEVQALLPLDSLELEVGYGLIPLVDEEQSGNLLSRIRSIRRQYALDMGVIIPSLHLRDNLQLKPGEYRVLIKGNVVASAEILIDHQLAMDPGDAKHRIKGIETVEPAFNLPAIWIPDTQKEEAMLAGYTVVDPSTVIATHLTEVFRRNLGEFLGRQETQDLLDNLSKRAPKAVEDLVPNILSLGVVQKVLQNLVRENVSIRDLLTIVEALADYGPAIQDPNQLTEYVRSHMSRTIIKPYLASDGSLPILTFGPSADAKLNDAVRSSETGGFLALDPGSAQQLIQSVNSAAEGVLNTDGQPVLLCAPQLRSHLAQLMVRFLPTIPVISQAEIPASIRIMSAGTVEI; the protein is encoded by the coding sequence ATGGCTGAATCTAAAGCGATAAATTACCAGCAATTTGCCAAGCAGGGTGATATCCTTCTTGCGGGCGGCGTTGTAGTTATTCTCTTCGTCATGCTCATTCCCCTGCCGACAATGTTTATCGACTTCATGCTCAGTGTAAGTATTTCACTGGGACTGGTCATCCTGATCACCTCCATGTTCCTGCAGTCACCCCTTGAATTCTCTATTTTTCCATCACTCCTGCTGGTAACCACTCTGCTTCGTCTGGCCCTGAACGTAGCCACCACCAGAGCAATCCTCCTCCACGGGGATGAAGGAACATCGGCTGCAGGTAATGTTATTCAAAGTTTCGGTGAATTTGTTGTAGGTGGTAACTACGTCATCGGTATCGTCATTTTTATGATTCTGTTCATCCTGAACAAAACAGTTATCGTACAGGGTACCACCCGTATTGCTGAAGTTGCAGCACGATTCACCCTTGATGCCATGCCCGGTAAGCAGATGGCTATTGAAGCCGACCTGAACTCCGGACTCATCGGTGAAGAGGAAGCAAGGGATCAGCGTAAAAACCTGCGCCGCGAAGCGGACTTCTACGGTGCCATGGACGGTGCCGGTAAATTTGTACAGGGGGACGTAAACGCAGGTCTGATCATTACCGCCATCAACATAATCGGCGGAATTCTCATCGGTGTTCTCCAGAAAGGAATGCACTGGACCGACGCAGCCCAGACTTACACCCTGCTGACCATCGGTGACGGACTTGTTTCCACAATCCCCTCACTGATCATCTCCACCTCCGCAGGTATCATTGTTTCACGCGCTGCCGCTGAAGCCAAGATGGGTGAGGAATTCATCGGACAGCTGACCTTCCACTCCCGGGCACTCAAACTGGTATCCATCATTCTGGTCGTATTCGGTATTGTTCCGGGCATGCCCACCATACCTTTCCTCTGCCTCGCAGCCCTGATCTACGGAGTATCCCTCCTCGGCAGGGACGCAGAAGCGGAAGTACAGGAAAGCGAAGCCAAGGCACAGAAGGAAAAAGCCGAACAACCATCACTGGACAGCCCGGAAGAAGTACAGGCTCTGCTGCCTCTCGACTCCCTCGAACTGGAAGTCGGCTACGGCCTTATCCCGCTGGTGGATGAAGAGCAAAGCGGCAACCTGCTCTCGCGCATTCGCTCCATCCGCCGTCAGTACGCTCTGGATATGGGTGTCATTATTCCGTCACTGCATCTGCGTGACAACCTGCAGCTTAAGCCCGGTGAGTACCGTGTTCTCATCAAAGGCAACGTTGTGGCATCCGCTGAAATTCTCATCGACCACCAGTTGGCTATGGATCCGGGTGATGCCAAGCACAGAATCAAGGGTATTGAAACCGTCGAACCGGCATTCAACCTTCCCGCTATCTGGATTCCCGATACCCAGAAGGAAGAAGCCATGCTCGCAGGTTACACCGTGGTCGATCCGTCAACAGTTATCGCCACCCACCTTACCGAAGTCTTCCGCCGCAACCTTGGCGAATTCCTCGGCAGGCAGGAAACGCAGGACCTGTTGGACAACCTTTCCAAACGCGCTCCCAAGGCTGTTGAAGACCTCGTTCCCAACATCCTTTCCCTCGGCGTGGTTCAGAAGGTGCTCCAGAACCTTGTCCGCGAAAACGTTTCCATACGCGACTTACTGACAATTGTTGAAGCCCTCGCTGACTACGGTCCCGCTATTCAGGACCCGAACCAGCTTACCGAATATGTCCGCTCCCACATGAGCAGGACTATTATCAAGCCTTACCTTGCCAGTGACGGCAGCCTGCCCATCCTGACCTTCGGCCCCTCAGCTGATGCCAAGCTCAACGATGCGGTACGCTCCTCCGAGACCGGTGGTTTTCTGGCCCTTGATCCGGGCAGCGCCCAGCAGCTCATACAGAGCGTTAATTCGGCTGCAGAAGGTGTACTGAATACTGACGGTCAACCTGTCCTTTTGTGTGCTCCTCAGCTGAGAAGCCACTTGGCCCAACTGATGGTACGCTTCTTGCCTACCATACCTGTAATATCGCAGGCCGAGATTCCTGCGAGCATACGAATCATGTCTGCGGGTACCGTAGAGATTTAA
- a CDS encoding FliA/WhiG family RNA polymerase sigma factor, with translation MVISSSSGKNFSSKSSPWLNLEDGTTDWEDFSPSDQEAIVRHYSPKIRIIALRMKAKLPQNVELGELISAGSLGLVESLGKFRPELKIKFETYAENRIKGAMLDELRRMDWFSRGLRQKVKTIESSIRDIEHETGEKPTSAQIEEATGFSAKEVQQGLEALQNQLCVNLDAFNDNIPSNTDSQLDDEPFQSALFQETVDKVADLIDNLTPREKLVLSLYYGEELNMKETSEVMDITEGRVSQLHSQALKKLRKMFHDKYHTEP, from the coding sequence ATGGTAATATCAAGTTCTTCTGGAAAAAACTTCTCTTCCAAGAGCAGTCCGTGGCTTAACCTTGAAGACGGGACTACCGACTGGGAAGATTTTTCGCCCTCAGACCAAGAGGCGATAGTACGGCACTATTCACCTAAAATCCGTATCATCGCACTCCGCATGAAAGCCAAGCTCCCGCAGAATGTGGAGCTTGGAGAGTTGATCAGTGCCGGAAGTCTGGGTTTGGTGGAGTCTCTGGGTAAATTTCGCCCGGAATTGAAAATCAAGTTTGAAACCTATGCGGAAAACCGCATTAAAGGTGCCATGCTTGATGAGCTTCGCCGTATGGACTGGTTTTCACGCGGCCTGCGTCAAAAAGTAAAAACTATTGAAAGCAGCATCCGCGACATAGAACACGAAACCGGTGAAAAACCCACCAGTGCCCAGATTGAAGAAGCAACCGGATTTTCCGCAAAGGAAGTCCAGCAGGGACTAGAAGCCCTCCAGAACCAACTCTGTGTCAATCTGGACGCATTCAATGACAACATCCCTAGTAACACAGATTCTCAGCTTGATGATGAACCCTTTCAATCTGCTCTCTTTCAAGAAACAGTGGACAAGGTAGCTGATCTGATTGATAATTTGACGCCGAGGGAAAAACTGGTATTATCTCTGTACTACGGGGAGGAACTGAACATGAAGGAAACCTCCGAAGTAATGGATATTACAGAAGGCAGGGTATCCCAGTTGCATTCTCAGGCTTTAAAAAAATTGAGAAAAATGTTCCACGATAAATATCATACGGAACCTTAA
- the fliL gene encoding flagellar basal body-associated FliL family protein, with the protein MIFLAVDGNEDSESGEETQSSGSASKAAQKVELDLDDAPFLEDEDEEDEIPEEEPEELDALEEAPVEKKSKSKLLIFIGIGVIILLLAAILVKLFFFDSPPPPEQPAVEETTEEVPTIPPDDTPPPPPEEPGVTLLRMDPFWIEQKDKDKHIRFLIARFALTTTDERVVAEYGRKTLILRDAVYFYLKNKDLQFLADENNVEKLKKDLLMVINQYIVAGEFEKILFEEYLVR; encoded by the coding sequence ATGATCTTCCTCGCTGTAGATGGTAATGAAGACTCTGAGTCCGGGGAAGAAACTCAATCTTCGGGCTCTGCCAGCAAGGCAGCTCAAAAAGTAGAGCTGGACCTTGATGATGCTCCTTTTCTCGAAGATGAGGATGAAGAGGACGAGATTCCGGAGGAAGAACCGGAAGAGCTGGATGCGCTGGAAGAAGCGCCTGTTGAAAAAAAATCCAAGAGTAAACTTTTAATTTTTATCGGTATCGGCGTAATTATCCTCTTACTTGCCGCCATTCTGGTAAAACTTTTCTTTTTTGATTCCCCTCCCCCACCAGAACAACCTGCTGTAGAAGAAACCACAGAAGAAGTACCAACGATCCCTCCGGACGACACCCCACCGCCGCCTCCGGAAGAACCTGGCGTTACACTGCTGCGTATGGATCCCTTCTGGATTGAACAAAAAGATAAGGACAAGCACATCAGGTTTCTCATTGCCCGTTTTGCCCTGACCACTACAGATGAAAGGGTTGTGGCGGAATATGGTCGTAAAACACTCATCCTGCGCGATGCGGTCTACTTTTACCTCAAAAATAAAGATTTACAGTTTTTAGCCGATGAGAATAATGTAGAGAAATTAAAAAAAGACCTGCTCATGGTAATCAACCAATACATTGTGGCAGGTGAATTTGAGAAAATCCTGTTTGAGGAGTATCTCGTGAGGTAA
- a CDS encoding chemotaxis response regulator CheY, translating to MAINYSMKVLVVDDFATMRRIIKNILRQIGFTNIVEADDGTTAWETLNKDDSIQFIVSDWNMPQMTGIELLRKVRASEEFADIPFLMVTAEAQQENIIEAVQAKVSNYIVKPFTPDTLGQKINKIFE from the coding sequence ATGGCGATCAATTACTCTATGAAAGTTCTTGTTGTGGATGACTTCGCAACCATGCGTCGTATTATCAAAAACATCCTCCGCCAGATCGGCTTTACAAACATTGTTGAAGCTGATGACGGAACCACAGCATGGGAAACCCTGAACAAAGACGACAGCATTCAGTTCATCGTTTCCGACTGGAACATGCCCCAGATGACCGGCATCGAACTGCTGCGCAAAGTAAGGGCCAGTGAAGAATTCGCCGACATCCCCTTCTTGATGGTTACTGCTGAAGCACAGCAGGAAAACATCATTGAGGCTGTTCAGGCCAAGGTTTCAAACTACATTGTTAAACCTTTCACCCCTGATACCCTCGGCCAGAAAATCAACAAAATTTTTGAATAA
- a CDS encoding MinD/ParA family protein — MNSNLPMVFSVTSGKGGVGKTNISVNLAYNLSRMGKKVLLLDADLGLANVDVLLGIAPKYNLFHLFHEGTGIREVLYKTDYGFDILPASSGVSDMVSLSTGQKLDLLEAMDHLEDEIDYLIVDTGAGINDNVLYFNLAVQQRLLVLTPEPTSLTDAYALIKVMKLHHGVDKFKVLVNMAPDMKEAKEVFKKLYMACDHFLSGVSLDLVGVIPRDPNMRKAVIKQTPLCKVAPSSPACVQIAEAAKKITKWKATSELDGNIKFFWKKLLFQEQSVA, encoded by the coding sequence ATGAATTCCAATCTTCCCATGGTATTTTCAGTAACCTCCGGTAAAGGAGGCGTAGGCAAGACAAACATATCCGTAAATCTGGCCTACAACTTAAGCCGCATGGGCAAGAAAGTCTTGCTGCTGGATGCAGACCTCGGCCTCGCCAATGTCGACGTCCTGCTGGGAATCGCTCCCAAGTACAACCTTTTCCACCTCTTTCACGAGGGCACAGGAATCAGGGAAGTTCTTTACAAGACCGATTACGGATTCGACATCCTCCCGGCCTCTTCCGGTGTCAGCGACATGGTATCGCTTTCCACCGGGCAGAAGCTGGACCTGCTGGAAGCCATGGACCACCTTGAAGATGAAATTGACTACCTTATCGTTGATACCGGAGCCGGAATCAACGATAACGTGCTCTACTTCAATCTCGCCGTGCAGCAGCGCCTTCTGGTGCTGACTCCGGAACCCACCTCGCTGACCGATGCCTATGCCCTGATCAAGGTCATGAAACTGCATCACGGGGTTGACAAATTCAAGGTTCTGGTAAACATGGCTCCGGACATGAAAGAAGCCAAGGAAGTGTTCAAGAAGCTTTACATGGCCTGTGATCATTTCCTGAGTGGTGTTTCACTGGATCTGGTTGGTGTTATCCCCCGTGATCCTAACATGCGTAAGGCGGTCATTAAACAGACCCCGTTATGCAAAGTTGCACCCTCAAGCCCGGCTTGTGTTCAGATTGCTGAAGCTGCTAAAAAAATAACCAAATGGAAAGCGACATCCGAGCTAGATGGTAATATCAAGTTCTTCTGGAAAAAACTTCTCTTCCAAGAGCAGTCCGTGGCTTAA
- the flhB gene encoding flagellar biosynthesis protein FlhB codes for MAKDPSKTEKATPKRIKKARKDGSVAKGEEMGKIMTLIAGVLCLRVIMGYYYEQFYEIFQWFFTKGIFINLDKQSVYQLFQWSSQKLAAILLPLFFFIAFVAFLVLRLQVGSLWTTKVFKPKFSKMFNLVQGLKRLMFDVKTAIRLFKSIFFAIIVGIAPYIIIKNEVGNFLPLFYSNANELAIYILKTGYKMITYTMLPMLILALADLWYQRYNYQEEMKMTKDEVKDEFKQSQGDPKIKQQQKQKMMAILQKRMMAEVPNADVVITNPTHYAIALKYDPMVAPAPLVLAKGMNKVAERIKEAARENNIPIRENKPLAQALYKQVEIGDIIPEELYKAVAAILAKLNKFTRR; via the coding sequence ATGGCTAAAGATCCCAGTAAAACCGAGAAGGCGACGCCCAAACGAATCAAAAAAGCCCGTAAAGACGGCAGCGTCGCCAAAGGGGAGGAAATGGGTAAAATAATGACCCTCATTGCAGGTGTTCTCTGCCTGCGGGTCATTATGGGTTATTACTACGAACAGTTTTACGAGATATTCCAGTGGTTTTTCACCAAGGGTATCTTCATAAACCTAGATAAACAGTCCGTTTACCAGCTGTTTCAATGGAGTTCACAAAAGCTGGCAGCTATATTACTGCCTTTATTTTTCTTCATTGCCTTTGTTGCTTTTCTCGTGCTCCGTCTGCAGGTTGGAAGCCTGTGGACCACCAAAGTTTTCAAACCTAAATTTTCAAAGATGTTCAATCTTGTTCAGGGTTTGAAAAGACTTATGTTTGATGTCAAAACAGCCATCAGGCTGTTTAAAAGCATTTTCTTCGCCATAATAGTTGGAATCGCTCCCTACATAATAATCAAAAACGAAGTGGGAAATTTTCTGCCACTCTTCTATTCCAACGCCAATGAACTAGCTATTTATATACTTAAAACCGGGTATAAGATGATTACTTATACCATGCTGCCCATGCTGATTCTTGCTCTGGCCGACCTCTGGTATCAACGTTACAATTACCAGGAAGAGATGAAAATGACCAAGGACGAGGTCAAAGACGAATTCAAACAATCCCAGGGTGACCCAAAGATCAAGCAGCAGCAGAAACAGAAAATGATGGCCATCCTCCAGAAACGCATGATGGCGGAAGTCCCCAATGCGGACGTTGTTATCACCAACCCCACCCATTACGCCATTGCACTGAAATACGATCCTATGGTAGCCCCTGCTCCATTGGTTCTGGCCAAGGGTATGAACAAAGTTGCAGAGCGGATTAAAGAAGCAGCCCGCGAAAACAATATACCGATCCGCGAAAACAAGCCTTTGGCACAGGCCTTGTATAAACAGGTTGAGATCGGTGACATCATCCCGGAAGAGCTCTACAAGGCTGTAGCTGCAATACTTGCGAAACTGAACAAATTCACACGCAGATAA
- the fliR gene encoding flagellar biosynthetic protein FliR → MTFFNFNPSDLMSFYLTLFRVSIVLFLMPFFGGNSIPNPVKAALTIVLTLGIWPHVGFDGSLMPANPYNIALMILGELVLGLVMGISVHVMFAAIQTGGNLIGVQVGFSMVNVLDPITGVNEAVTAHFLYMCAILVFLNINGHLYLMSAMVESFKYIPPGQIFISSTLTGQIMSISKDLFVLAVKVASPIIATIFVVDLGLALISKMAPQMNVLMLGFPLKIMAGFFVLGLVFNVLALYVGDFVADLPNYLLSIIKAGSPPVLPIGN, encoded by the coding sequence ATGACTTTTTTTAATTTCAATCCCAGCGACCTGATGAGCTTTTACCTTACCTTGTTCAGGGTAAGCATCGTGCTATTTTTGATGCCTTTTTTTGGAGGAAACTCAATCCCCAACCCGGTAAAAGCGGCACTGACCATTGTTTTGACACTGGGGATATGGCCCCATGTAGGATTCGACGGCAGCCTCATGCCTGCCAACCCCTACAACATTGCCCTTATGATACTGGGAGAACTGGTTCTCGGGCTGGTCATGGGTATTTCCGTACATGTTATGTTTGCTGCAATCCAGACCGGGGGTAACCTCATCGGTGTTCAGGTGGGCTTTTCCATGGTCAACGTCCTTGACCCGATAACCGGGGTCAATGAGGCCGTCACCGCCCACTTCCTTTACATGTGCGCCATTCTGGTTTTCCTGAATATAAACGGGCACCTCTACCTGATGTCTGCGATGGTGGAGAGTTTTAAATACATACCTCCGGGCCAGATTTTCATATCATCTACGTTGACCGGGCAGATAATGAGTATTTCAAAGGACCTGTTCGTCCTTGCGGTCAAGGTGGCTTCACCTATCATCGCAACAATATTTGTAGTTGACCTCGGGCTGGCACTGATCAGCAAAATGGCTCCGCAGATGAACGTACTCATGCTCGGTTTCCCTCTCAAGATCATGGCCGGATTCTTTGTCCTCGGGCTCGTTTTCAACGTCCTCGCCCTGTATGTAGGTGACTTTGTAGCCGACCTGCCGAACTATCTTTTAAGCATAATCAAGGCCGGAAGCCCACCGGTCCTGCCTATCGGTAACTAG